The following are from one region of the Dehalococcoidia bacterium genome:
- a CDS encoding glycosyltransferase family 39 protein, translating to MLRAGPVALAVLSAAALAFALRVAGLGTQSLWYDEGFSVFLASRPLADITQLTAGDIHPPFYYYLLHGWIALTGTNEFALRFLSLLPSVLTVPLVARLAGRGGRVAAAVGAIFAACAPAAVWYGQEARMYALVVFLVALSLDRFLALLERGSVVAGAGWGIASVTAIYSHFYGAFVVAAEAVVAAAWALLHLCRPAGRRRAAAFAAGFALIALSYLPWLSPALTRLEGDASYYQGAIDPAQVFREASTLIAVGGTLDGVLVPVGGIAFGVALLGGVWALRRRPLFVSLYLAAVALPVVLLLLVSWNRPKFHPRYLLITLPAAQALAAGGVGWLLAPSRLRGGRIAGAGLALSLAVPWAVSLTNAAFDSRYARDDWRAAVAALEVAPDDAVVLVSGHAFPVFAYYYGNRPFTPLPEVLTLSTRETLGYPVAAVLNDLAARARRLWVVRWQDEVVDPNGVLTRLLLSGADREPLDAAPHGVGIERYRFRPGAQFAAAPAIAHQVEANFGNALRLLGYDRLGAEPAAPLAVSAGESMTLTFYWQAMGELQADYKVALRLVDERGIVWGRNDRRPAAYFYPTVRWKPGEIVFGDLPVPLDPTTPPGVYWLEVEVYAEDGPRLAPLDVLDALGNRAGHALRLARLHVLVPSGAQPPVTLARSTSAFLGGVQVVGLPPRRDLGVVRPGERVLLELYWRRAAGGAVGLVARLQQGERLIAERSDPLGRSDEIEQWPAGWTWRALWTFSIPPDAPAGPVEAQLFDGQTALTLLTATVDPGERSFILPADLAIPLAAPFGDLAVLRGWEADRLTAPAGQAFTIRLVWQARRASHTPLKVFLHLVDQTGRVVAQRDAEPGDGRWPTTGWLPDQVVIDRALVTLPTTLPPGEYGIVVGLYDPVSGERLPTSGGDSLRLGTITVQ from the coding sequence GTGCTCCGAGCCGGTCCGGTCGCTCTCGCGGTTCTGAGCGCGGCGGCGCTCGCCTTTGCGCTGCGGGTTGCCGGGCTCGGCACCCAAAGCCTGTGGTATGACGAGGGGTTCAGCGTCTTCCTTGCCTCCCGGCCGCTTGCTGACATCACGCAGCTGACTGCCGGCGATATCCATCCGCCGTTCTACTACTACCTCCTGCACGGATGGATCGCGCTCACCGGCACGAACGAATTTGCGCTCCGCTTTCTCTCCCTCCTTCCTTCTGTGCTGACTGTCCCGCTAGTCGCGCGTCTTGCCGGCCGCGGGGGGCGGGTGGCGGCGGCAGTCGGCGCGATTTTCGCCGCCTGCGCTCCAGCAGCGGTGTGGTATGGCCAAGAAGCGCGGATGTATGCGCTGGTAGTCTTCCTTGTCGCGCTTTCGCTCGACCGCTTCCTCGCTCTTCTCGAGCGCGGGAGCGTGGTTGCCGGCGCGGGCTGGGGCATCGCGTCAGTCACCGCCATCTACAGCCACTTCTATGGCGCGTTCGTCGTGGCAGCAGAAGCGGTGGTCGCCGCAGCGTGGGCGCTTCTCCACCTCTGCAGGCCTGCCGGGCGCCGTCGGGCGGCCGCCTTTGCCGCGGGCTTCGCCCTGATCGCGCTCTCCTACCTTCCATGGCTCAGCCCGGCACTGACGCGGCTGGAAGGCGACGCGAGCTACTACCAAGGCGCAATCGATCCTGCGCAGGTGTTCCGGGAGGCCTCGACCCTGATTGCCGTGGGAGGAACCCTCGACGGCGTTCTTGTGCCGGTTGGGGGGATCGCCTTTGGAGTCGCGCTGCTGGGCGGCGTCTGGGCGCTCCGCCGCCGGCCGCTTTTCGTCAGCCTCTATCTCGCTGCGGTTGCGCTGCCCGTCGTGCTGCTTCTCCTCGTTAGCTGGAACCGCCCGAAGTTCCATCCGCGTTACCTCCTGATTACCCTTCCCGCTGCGCAGGCGCTTGCCGCGGGCGGGGTCGGCTGGCTTCTCGCGCCCTCTCGGCTGCGCGGCGGTCGGATTGCCGGCGCCGGTCTTGCCCTCTCGCTCGCGGTGCCGTGGGCGGTGTCGCTCACCAATGCTGCCTTCGACAGCCGCTACGCGCGGGATGACTGGCGGGCGGCGGTCGCCGCGCTTGAGGTTGCCCCCGATGATGCGGTTGTTCTGGTCTCGGGCCACGCCTTCCCCGTCTTCGCCTACTACTACGGCAACCGGCCATTCACGCCGCTGCCCGAGGTGCTCACTCTCTCCACCCGCGAGACGCTCGGCTACCCCGTGGCCGCCGTTTTGAATGACCTCGCCGCGCGCGCCCGTCGGCTTTGGGTGGTGCGCTGGCAAGATGAGGTGGTTGATCCGAACGGCGTGCTTACGCGGCTGCTCCTCTCGGGCGCGGACCGCGAACCGCTCGACGCAGCCCCGCACGGCGTCGGTATCGAACGCTACCGCTTCCGACCGGGAGCACAGTTTGCAGCCGCGCCGGCGATCGCCCACCAGGTGGAGGCAAACTTCGGCAACGCACTCCGCTTGCTCGGCTATGACCGTCTCGGCGCCGAGCCTGCAGCGCCGCTCGCTGTCTCCGCGGGCGAGAGCATGACGCTGACGTTCTACTGGCAGGCGATGGGCGAGCTGCAGGCAGACTATAAGGTGGCGCTTCGTCTCGTCGACGAGCGCGGGATCGTCTGGGGCCGCAACGACCGGCGGCCAGCGGCCTATTTCTATCCGACAGTGCGTTGGAAGCCCGGCGAGATCGTCTTTGGCGACCTGCCTGTGCCCCTCGACCCGACCACGCCTCCCGGCGTCTATTGGCTGGAGGTTGAGGTGTATGCAGAAGACGGCCCTCGTCTTGCGCCGCTCGATGTGCTCGATGCGCTTGGCAACCGGGCCGGCCACGCGCTGCGGCTCGCCCGTCTCCACGTCCTAGTGCCGTCGGGCGCGCAGCCGCCCGTCACCCTCGCGCGGTCGACCAGCGCCTTCTTGGGGGGGGTCCAGGTTGTCGGCCTTCCCCCCCGGCGGGACCTCGGCGTGGTGCGCCCCGGCGAGCGGGTGCTGCTCGAGCTCTATTGGCGGCGAGCTGCGGGCGGCGCTGTGGGGCTCGTTGCTCGACTGCAGCAAGGGGAGCGCCTGATTGCAGAACGGAGCGACCCCCTCGGCAGGAGCGACGAGATCGAGCAATGGCCGGCGGGCTGGACGTGGCGAGCGCTCTGGACCTTCTCGATCCCCCCCGACGCTCCTGCAGGACCAGTCGAGGCGCAGCTCTTCGACGGGCAAACCGCGCTTACCCTCCTCACCGCGACGGTCGACCCCGGAGAGCGGTCTTTCATTCTGCCCGCCGACCTCGCGATCCCGCTTGCGGCACCGTTCGGCGATCTTGCTGTTCTTCGCGGGTGGGAGGCCGACCGGCTGACGGCACCGGCAGGCCAGGCCTTCACTATTCGTCTCGTCTGGCAGGCGCGCCGCGCCTCACACACCCCGCTGAAAGTGTTTCTCCATCTTGTCGACCAGACAGGACGGGTTGTTGCCCAGCGCGACGCGGAACCGGGTGACGGCCGCTGGCCAACGACGGGGTGGCTTCCTGACCAAGTGGTGATCGACCGGGCGTTGGTGACGCTGCCCACCACATTGCCCCCCGGCGAATACGGCATCGTGGTGGGGCTGTACGATCCGGTCAGCGGCGAGCGGCTGCCGACCAGCGGAGGTGACAGCCTTCGTCTCGGCACAATCACTGTTCAGTGA
- a CDS encoding phosphoribosyltransferase family protein produces MSSREGAENLWLAKALFDLGGIQFGNFTFPHGTLNSPIYVNPRVLISEPEVLRRTAEVIAHETASGSLRRRPRVSPFTLVAGVPFGGLHLATAYSLLTGTPMIYPRPPRTGGLGDIIEGRFREGQTVLIIDDLITHGGSILQTKSLLEEAGLRVRDAVVLVDREAGGAERLRRHGINLIAILKLKTMLNHYLALGLISSEDFHRSMAYLEKPSIDLGSEASGA; encoded by the coding sequence ATGTCTTCCCGAGAAGGCGCGGAAAACCTGTGGCTGGCGAAGGCGCTGTTTGATCTCGGCGGCATTCAGTTCGGGAATTTCACCTTTCCTCACGGCACCCTCAATTCGCCGATTTATGTCAATCCGCGCGTGCTGATCAGCGAGCCGGAAGTGCTGCGCCGCACCGCAGAAGTGATCGCGCATGAAACGGCCTCGGGCTCGCTCCGCCGTCGGCCGCGCGTCTCGCCCTTCACCCTCGTTGCCGGGGTGCCGTTCGGCGGGCTTCATCTGGCAACCGCCTATTCTCTGCTGACGGGCACCCCGATGATCTATCCCCGCCCGCCGCGCACGGGCGGCCTCGGCGACATCATTGAGGGGCGGTTTCGGGAAGGGCAGACCGTCCTGATCATCGATGACCTCATCACTCATGGCGGGAGCATTCTGCAAACGAAGTCGCTTCTCGAGGAAGCAGGACTGCGCGTCCGCGACGCAGTCGTCCTTGTCGACCGAGAAGCGGGGGGCGCCGAGCGTTTGAGACGGCACGGCATCAACCTCATCGCCATCCTGAAGTTGAAGACGATGCTCAATCACTATCTCGCTCTCGGGCTGATCAGTTCTGAAGACTTTCACCGCAGCATGGCCTACCTCGAGAAGCCCTCGATCGACCTAGGAAGCGAAGCGAGCGGCGCCTAG
- the rfbB gene encoding dTDP-glucose 4,6-dehydratase: protein MKRLLVTGGAGFIGSNWVRLALQRSDLERLIVFDKLTYAGNLANLAGLDRDPRFRFVQGDIADPEAVRRVLESEPVDAIVNFAAESHVDRSVLDPSAFLRTNVHGVYVLLEACRAFRPRRFLHVSTDEVYGEVLSGRSTERDPVAPRSPYAAAKAAGDLLALSYHVTYGLDVVITRGANTIGPYQYPEKAAPLFITNAIEGQPLPIYGDGTAIRDYLYVEDHCRAIMLALEAGQPGEVYNIGNNEEITTLTLADAILSLLNRPRTLIRFVEDRPGHDRRYAVDSSKLRALGWHPQHDFRSAIAATVEWYQQNTSWWRPIRTGEFREFYLQLYGRRLGLSE, encoded by the coding sequence GTGAAGCGACTGCTGGTGACCGGCGGCGCGGGGTTCATCGGCAGCAATTGGGTGCGGCTCGCGCTGCAGCGGTCAGACCTTGAGCGGCTGATCGTCTTCGACAAACTGACCTACGCCGGCAATCTTGCTAATCTCGCCGGGCTCGATCGCGACCCCCGGTTCCGCTTTGTCCAAGGGGATATCGCTGACCCCGAGGCAGTCCGGCGCGTCCTCGAAAGCGAGCCTGTCGACGCGATCGTCAATTTCGCGGCGGAGAGCCACGTCGACCGCTCGGTGCTTGACCCCTCTGCCTTTCTTCGCACCAACGTTCATGGGGTCTACGTGCTGCTCGAGGCATGCCGTGCTTTCCGCCCCCGCCGCTTCCTCCACGTATCCACGGACGAAGTGTATGGAGAGGTTCTCAGCGGCCGCTCGACCGAGCGCGATCCTGTCGCGCCGCGCAGCCCCTATGCGGCGGCGAAGGCGGCGGGCGATCTCCTCGCCCTCTCCTACCATGTCACCTATGGGCTCGATGTTGTCATCACTCGGGGCGCTAACACGATCGGGCCATACCAGTATCCTGAGAAAGCGGCCCCCCTCTTCATCACGAACGCAATCGAGGGCCAGCCGCTCCCGATCTACGGAGACGGCACGGCGATCCGCGACTATCTCTACGTCGAAGATCACTGCCGCGCGATCATGCTCGCGCTGGAAGCCGGCCAGCCGGGCGAGGTGTACAACATCGGCAATAACGAAGAGATCACCACGCTCACCCTCGCCGACGCGATCCTTTCCCTGCTGAACCGTCCGCGCACTCTGATCCGCTTCGTCGAAGATCGCCCGGGGCACGACCGACGTTACGCGGTCGACAGCAGCAAGCTGCGAGCGCTCGGCTGGCACCCGCAGCATGACTTCCGCTCCGCCATTGCCGCAACCGTCGAGTGGTACCAGCAGAATACAAGCTGGTGGCGCCCGATCCGCACGGGCGAGTTTCGCGAGTTCTACCTCCAACTGTATGGCAGACGGCTGGGCCTGAGCGAGTAG
- a CDS encoding B12-binding domain-containing radical SAM protein gives MLRTTLVYAGIAGKGFNSLKQGMDSGWISHGLCSIAAYGKSQGFPMDLIDLRALRDWAHFRQEVEARRPQVAGFSMMSVDYNPVMEAVKIVKEVDPSIITVVGGPHPTVATEECARNPNIDYTVVSEGEITFTNLLKAIHEDRRPADRVLRGIHPVLDQLPFADRDLFLNEWRKFGYDLDSPEVPFIPELPGPFVTVIAGRGCRYTCNFCKPHEDFMFGRGTRRRSVANVIQELKELRDRYHFRSFMFHDDCLTEDRKWVEEFCAAYKAEGFTQPFFCQSRADIIVKHEDMVALMASVGLKGYFIGFESGSDRVLKFIHKGTTRQKNLDAAKVCKKYGLTIWANYMLGIPTETPEETRETISMLKEIDPDYYSPSFYTPHPGSDLYDYCMEHGISTVSDHNSFRRNPTETKIVGQDIQFLMWALEESKKRKWTNQLRRTLRAAWKRYASPKKAIRKVRRLVLSPAS, from the coding sequence ATGCTGCGAACAACACTGGTCTACGCCGGGATCGCCGGCAAAGGCTTCAACAGCTTGAAGCAGGGCATGGACTCCGGCTGGATTAGCCATGGCCTCTGCTCAATCGCTGCCTACGGCAAGAGCCAAGGCTTCCCCATGGACTTGATCGATCTGCGCGCGCTGCGGGACTGGGCGCACTTCCGTCAGGAGGTCGAGGCGCGCCGTCCGCAGGTCGCCGGGTTCAGCATGATGAGCGTCGACTACAACCCGGTGATGGAAGCGGTCAAGATCGTCAAGGAAGTCGACCCCTCGATCATCACCGTCGTCGGCGGCCCGCACCCGACAGTCGCGACGGAAGAATGCGCACGCAACCCGAATATCGACTACACGGTGGTGAGCGAGGGCGAGATCACTTTCACCAACCTGCTCAAAGCGATCCATGAGGATCGGCGGCCAGCAGACCGCGTGCTACGCGGCATTCACCCGGTGCTCGACCAGCTGCCCTTCGCCGACCGCGACCTGTTTCTCAATGAGTGGCGCAAGTTCGGCTATGACCTCGACTCACCGGAAGTGCCGTTCATCCCCGAACTGCCCGGCCCGTTCGTCACCGTCATCGCGGGGCGCGGCTGCCGCTACACCTGCAACTTCTGCAAGCCGCATGAAGATTTCATGTTCGGTCGCGGCACCCGCCGCCGCAGCGTCGCCAATGTCATCCAGGAACTGAAAGAGCTGCGGGACCGCTACCACTTCCGCAGCTTCATGTTCCACGATGACTGCCTGACCGAAGACCGGAAATGGGTTGAAGAGTTCTGTGCCGCCTATAAGGCCGAGGGGTTCACCCAGCCGTTTTTCTGCCAAAGCCGCGCCGATATCATCGTCAAGCATGAAGACATGGTCGCCCTAATGGCCTCAGTCGGCCTGAAAGGCTATTTCATCGGCTTCGAGAGCGGGTCCGACCGTGTCCTCAAGTTCATTCACAAGGGGACGACGCGCCAAAAGAACCTCGACGCCGCGAAAGTGTGCAAGAAGTACGGCCTGACAATCTGGGCGAACTACATGCTCGGCATTCCGACCGAGACGCCCGAGGAGACGCGCGAGACGATCTCGATGCTGAAAGAGATCGACCCCGATTACTACAGCCCGTCGTTCTACACGCCCCATCCGGGCTCCGATCTGTATGACTACTGCATGGAGCACGGCATCTCGACCGTCTCCGACCACAACAGTTTCCGGCGCAACCCGACCGAAACGAAGATTGTCGGGCAGGATATCCAGTTCTTGATGTGGGCGCTCGAAGAGTCGAAAAAGCGGAAATGGACCAACCAGCTTCGACGCACGCTCCGCGCCGCTTGGAAGCGGTATGCATCGCCGAAGAAAGCGATCCGCAAGGTGCGGCGCCTGGTGCTTTCCCCGGCGAGTTGA
- a CDS encoding glucose-1-phosphate thymidylyltransferase: MKGLILSGGKGTRLRPLTYTGAKQLVPVANKPVLFYAIENLVSAGITDLGIVVGDTREQIIAAVGDGSKFGASVCYIQQDAPRGLAHGVKIARHFLGNDRFVLFLGDNFLREGIRPFVERFRRGTANAQILLSRVPDPRNFGVAELDGTRVIRLVEKPKHPPSDLALVGIYFFDQTVFEAVEAIRPSFRGELEITDAIQWLVDAGLQVDAEILTTPWIDTGKMEDMLEANRLVLETLEGSVEGEVDAASRLVGKVIIARGARIINSHLRGPVIVGENCEIVNSFIGPFSAIDHDCRIVNSEIEHSIVLEHAIIENFPTRIEDSLIGRFAEVRHAQAKPVATRLLLGDHSRVGIP, translated from the coding sequence ATGAAGGGGCTGATCCTCTCCGGCGGGAAAGGAACGCGGCTCCGACCCCTCACCTATACGGGGGCGAAACAGCTCGTCCCCGTTGCCAATAAGCCCGTCCTCTTCTATGCCATCGAAAATCTCGTCTCGGCAGGGATCACTGACCTCGGCATTGTCGTCGGCGACACGCGCGAGCAGATCATCGCCGCGGTCGGCGATGGCTCCAAGTTTGGCGCCTCGGTCTGCTATATCCAGCAGGATGCGCCGCGGGGGCTTGCGCATGGGGTCAAAATTGCCCGCCATTTTCTCGGCAACGACCGTTTCGTTCTCTTCCTCGGCGATAACTTTCTGCGAGAAGGCATTCGCCCGTTCGTCGAGCGGTTCCGCCGCGGCACCGCCAACGCCCAGATCCTGCTCTCTCGCGTTCCCGACCCCCGCAACTTCGGTGTCGCCGAACTGGACGGCACCCGCGTCATCCGCTTAGTGGAAAAACCGAAGCATCCGCCGAGCGACCTCGCCTTGGTCGGTATCTACTTCTTTGACCAGACCGTATTCGAGGCAGTCGAGGCGATCCGCCCCTCGTTCCGCGGCGAGTTGGAGATTACGGACGCAATCCAGTGGCTTGTCGATGCGGGGCTGCAGGTCGACGCGGAAATCCTGACGACACCATGGATCGACACTGGTAAGATGGAAGATATGCTGGAGGCGAATCGGCTGGTGCTCGAGACCCTCGAGGGCAGCGTGGAAGGAGAGGTCGACGCCGCCTCACGGCTCGTCGGTAAAGTGATCATTGCGCGCGGGGCGCGGATCATCAACAGTCACTTGCGGGGGCCGGTGATCGTCGGGGAGAACTGCGAGATCGTCAACAGCTTTATCGGTCCTTTCTCCGCGATCGATCACGACTGCCGGATCGTCAACAGCGAAATCGAGCATTCGATTGTCTTGGAGCACGCTATCATCGAGAATTTCCCGACCCGCATTGAGGACAGCCTGATCGGCCGATTTGCTGAAGTGCGTCATGCCCAGGCAAAGCCGGTCGCGACGCGGCTGCTGTTGGGAGACCATAGCCGAGTGGGGATTCCATAG
- a CDS encoding protein-tyrosine-phosphatase translates to MRDLHCHILPCVDDGAESHEDALAMARLAVAEGIRDIVATPHHHMLDQRQPRDDVVRRVSALQAALAAEDIPLTIHPGCELYLTPDSPQQWDAGNLLPLAGTDFLLVETAFHEYPWYVEETIFQLQARGARIILAHPERYVAFQRDPSILRTLVARGVLAQITAGSLLGAFGKSAKAAAELFLQEGLAHLIATDAHRPSGSRSTAIVRARQRAAELVGEARAQAMTEDLPAAILRGELIDLPPVEPRASSWAFWKRWAVGARQ, encoded by the coding sequence GTGAGAGATCTCCATTGTCATATCCTCCCATGCGTCGACGATGGCGCCGAGAGCCACGAAGACGCGCTGGCGATGGCGCGGCTGGCAGTCGCCGAGGGGATCCGCGACATCGTCGCCACCCCCCACCATCACATGCTCGACCAGCGTCAGCCCAGAGACGATGTCGTGCGGCGCGTGAGCGCGCTCCAAGCGGCGCTCGCCGCCGAAGACATTCCGCTGACGATCCACCCGGGGTGCGAACTGTATCTCACGCCCGACTCGCCGCAACAGTGGGACGCCGGTAATCTGCTGCCGCTCGCTGGCACCGATTTTCTCCTCGTGGAGACAGCGTTCCACGAGTATCCCTGGTACGTCGAAGAGACGATTTTCCAGCTGCAAGCTCGGGGAGCCCGCATCATCCTCGCCCATCCTGAGCGCTATGTCGCCTTCCAGCGCGACCCCTCGATCCTCCGGACGCTGGTCGCCCGGGGCGTTCTCGCTCAGATCACGGCCGGGAGCCTGCTCGGCGCCTTCGGAAAGAGCGCCAAGGCAGCAGCAGAACTGTTCCTGCAGGAGGGCTTGGCCCACCTCATCGCGACCGACGCTCATCGGCCAAGCGGCAGTCGGAGCACCGCGATCGTGCGGGCGCGGCAGCGCGCCGCCGAACTGGTGGGTGAGGCGCGCGCTCAGGCGATGACCGAGGACCTGCCGGCGGCCATCCTGCGCGGCGAACTGATCGACCTGCCGCCGGTCGAGCCGCGGGCGAGCAGCTGGGCCTTCTGGAAGCGGTGGGCGGTCGGAGCACGGCAATGA
- a CDS encoding 2-phosphosulfolactate phosphatase, producing MRWDVAFRPADPLPEAPVALVVDVLRATTSMVTMLANGARAVAIERSPERALEYGRRRGFLVAGEQGGLPPAGFDFGNSPSAFTADAVAGRSLVLSTTNGTLAIRAAARRKRVIIGALANLTAAASAALALREDVVVVCAGHRGGRFVGLDDVYVAGRLALLAEEGGARLLDGARIAAACARAYPTPLAAFLASEHGRHLVTLGLAADLDWCAQTDWTPIVPVAVGRRPPLLVTQRDSRLP from the coding sequence ATGCGGTGGGACGTCGCGTTCCGGCCGGCAGACCCGCTGCCGGAGGCACCTGTCGCTCTCGTCGTCGATGTGCTCCGCGCCACTACCAGCATGGTGACGATGCTCGCCAACGGCGCGCGCGCCGTCGCGATCGAGCGTTCGCCCGAACGCGCGCTTGAATACGGCCGCCGGCGAGGCTTCCTTGTCGCCGGCGAGCAAGGCGGCTTGCCCCCGGCGGGGTTCGACTTTGGGAATTCGCCTAGCGCATTCACCGCCGACGCCGTCGCTGGACGTTCTCTCGTCCTCAGCACGACAAACGGCACGCTTGCCATCCGAGCGGCTGCTCGGCGGAAGCGGGTCATCATCGGCGCGCTCGCTAATCTCACCGCTGCGGCTTCCGCCGCGCTTGCTCTGAGAGAGGATGTGGTAGTCGTCTGTGCCGGCCACCGCGGCGGCCGGTTTGTCGGGCTTGACGACGTCTACGTCGCCGGCCGGCTCGCGCTGCTGGCGGAGGAGGGCGGAGCTCGCCTCCTCGACGGCGCGCGCATTGCCGCGGCGTGCGCGCGCGCGTACCCCACCCCGCTCGCGGCCTTCCTCGCGAGCGAGCACGGCCGCCACCTTGTCACGCTCGGCCTTGCAGCAGACCTCGACTGGTGCGCGCAAACCGACTGGACCCCGATCGTGCCGGTCGCAGTCGGGCGCCGGCCCCCGCTCCTCGTCACCCAGCGCGACAGCCGCCTGCCTTGA
- a CDS encoding N-acetylmuramoyl-L-alanine amidase, with protein sequence MPLRFSRRAFLALSGAAGVGAPLLAATPQGVSAEPPPARVHLWESDPSPAAAESEVLVAPAPFNAVGICWQGPDDALEVRAGAQGGWSPWLPVHQHPGGHPLAASDWRVGELVAFRSSTHLQYRTRVPGVQRVRCHLIDTSTGPSASGRSALRGGFITRAGWGCDERLRFRNGVEIWPVEYAPVEKVIIHHTVTQTEEADPAATVRSIYVYHATLVPTRSGSFGWGDIGYNLLIDWKGNVYEGRFGGRGAVGAHTLGYNTGSVGIAFLGTYTTAYFNADSEAAFASTVASNFPWIDPFGSSFFADKELPNICGHRDCVPTECPGAYGYRQLPNLRDAVARARGTPRPQAQLTYARFTSEAGAEDIVRFEIEVWNNSRSRLETQGPDPGFVYDETDHSITVGHPGQFNRWRVGVDFADNITGRLYPFRWGLGGPLDPGERRRVTGQVELIVPKRSIWWASLIQEGVAFRTELFGVSRPVLTQPSRVFVPLAHRTVAPGGSDLLQARP encoded by the coding sequence ATGCCGCTTCGCTTCTCGCGGCGTGCGTTTCTTGCCCTGTCCGGCGCAGCGGGGGTCGGCGCGCCCCTGCTTGCCGCCACGCCGCAGGGTGTCTCTGCCGAGCCGCCGCCTGCCCGCGTCCACCTCTGGGAGAGCGACCCATCGCCGGCAGCCGCAGAGTCGGAGGTGCTGGTCGCCCCCGCGCCGTTCAACGCGGTGGGGATTTGCTGGCAGGGGCCAGACGACGCGCTTGAGGTGCGCGCCGGCGCCCAAGGAGGGTGGTCGCCTTGGCTGCCGGTGCATCAGCATCCGGGCGGTCATCCCCTCGCGGCGAGCGATTGGCGCGTCGGAGAGCTTGTCGCCTTCCGCTCCTCGACCCACCTCCAGTATCGGACGCGCGTGCCGGGTGTTCAGCGCGTCCGCTGCCATCTCATTGATACATCCACGGGGCCGAGCGCGTCCGGGCGGTCTGCCCTCCGCGGCGGGTTTATCACCCGCGCCGGCTGGGGCTGCGACGAGCGCTTGCGCTTTCGCAACGGCGTGGAGATCTGGCCGGTCGAATACGCTCCGGTTGAGAAGGTGATCATCCATCACACGGTGACCCAGACGGAGGAGGCGGATCCGGCGGCAACGGTTCGTTCAATTTATGTCTACCATGCAACGCTCGTTCCCACGCGCAGCGGCTCGTTCGGCTGGGGCGACATCGGCTACAACTTGCTTATCGACTGGAAAGGCAATGTCTACGAGGGCCGGTTCGGCGGTCGCGGAGCAGTCGGCGCTCATACCCTCGGCTACAACACCGGGTCGGTGGGCATCGCCTTCCTCGGAACCTACACCACTGCCTACTTCAACGCAGACTCCGAAGCTGCCTTCGCCTCGACGGTTGCCTCCAACTTCCCCTGGATCGACCCCTTCGGCAGCAGCTTTTTCGCCGACAAAGAACTCCCGAACATCTGCGGCCACCGCGACTGCGTGCCGACGGAGTGCCCCGGCGCGTACGGATATCGGCAGCTTCCGAACCTGCGCGACGCCGTCGCGCGCGCTCGCGGGACGCCGCGTCCACAAGCGCAGCTGACCTACGCCCGGTTCACGAGCGAGGCCGGCGCGGAGGATATCGTTCGCTTTGAGATCGAGGTGTGGAATAACTCGAGGAGCCGTCTCGAGACCCAAGGGCCCGACCCCGGCTTTGTCTACGATGAAACCGATCATTCGATTACGGTGGGGCACCCCGGCCAGTTCAACCGCTGGCGAGTGGGGGTCGATTTCGCCGACAACATCACCGGCCGCCTCTACCCATTCCGCTGGGGTCTCGGCGGACCGCTCGATCCCGGCGAACGGCGGAGAGTGACCGGTCAGGTCGAGCTTATTGTCCCGAAGCGATCGATTTGGTGGGCGAGCCTAATCCAAGAAGGGGTAGCATTCCGCACCGAACTGTTCGGCGTCAGTCGGCCGGTGCTGACGCAGCCGTCGCGCGTGTTTGTCCCTCTCGCCCACCGCACGGTCGCGCCCGGGGGCAGCGACCTGCTGCAAGCCCGTCCCTAG